In Miscanthus floridulus cultivar M001 chromosome 8, ASM1932011v1, whole genome shotgun sequence, the sequence ATTGCTGGGAACTCGCTGTCCAcactcttcttcctcacggccggccgaACCACCATCGACCTTGCCTCACCGTGGTCAAGCCACTCCAgtccgtctccgccttcaccaagcacaccgtcgtgttcgcggtgagctcctaAGCGTGATGCTCTCTCTGCTTTTGTCTCTACCACGTTGTAGCCGGAGTTGTGTCGTGCGCCGCCGTGTCTGCgccaccgtggccgccatggctggcgtggaGCTTCCTCCGGTGTGCCTGCTACTATTCTGAGGGTCGGGATAGGTTCGCGGGGtgatgttgatcatgttggtgctgtCCACCTCGCCAGAGTCTCGCCGTCGGCACGTTTTGGCCGACCGGAGTCAGCGGCACTGCCGTGCACTCTGTTTGGGTCGCTGACATGCGGGACTGGGTCgtcaaagagagagggagagagaacagagagatttcttattttctagattttttaatagtgcagcaactttggaaattcataggaaaataatacagctccaaaaattctaaaaatttgtgtgtagcttctgtacatgttctattatggtttacaaatatgaaacttgaaatttgaataaatttttaatgttccaaaatttagttaattaattgataaatgtaatttccataatttttgtagagCACTGTAtaactctaaaaattatgaaatttattttgatacactaatttgtcatgtggaagcttgcataaaattttgaggtcatttggaacaagttcattttgagcttattttccaaattaattcaaaaattgattaaaagcaaaccctaagtgttaggttagggtttgatcttgtcttggtcatgttttgtgaccagtagggtttcaagatcagtttgatcAAGTCACCTATGTCATAAGCCCTAGGTCATTAATAAGTTAACTTGTCGTAACCCTAGATGTTAGTgtcagttggttttgttggcttgcaactgtaccacgaaggaaagttgtattccagttgttaacttttgcatctatcatcaagcatcatgtttcgtattctgcatcatgttaaacatggcattgttactacgtgtagtgaacgaaggtgaacacgtggtagttaatcaagttgcggaggaggttaatctgtctgttgaggtcggatcgaatacttgtggaacgttgcaggaaccagacttttccgtcaacaaaggcaagccctggatgcatacaaccctaccttgtgttttacaaattaatttcgcttttgcttttctatactgcattaagtgatcaggagttaagtaaaagcctaattggtgcattaccaacattgtttttccgtatctaccttgttaccagttttacgtcgtaaatgtctagttatgcttagtcatgcttagacagatcaaagtcgggtgattacctatcacctgtaggttttaaatggatctttggttacttatgttatcatgtgatatgagcatgtggagtaataaatctagaccgggcggattcggtgtgtgagagccacaagacatggaggtcttgtgagcggcttctttccgcctgtgtcgattaaggtccgtccgttattgaactatgtgcggtgagactttgtagtactaaccacatactccggtaagccttaacttggttattctattacgagaatggctactcgcacactaggagtggagagatggcgggaatagcgtgtacccacgtggcaatgggctggattgatgGAGTAccatattctcgggtggcgcggacccattcttgtttagaggatccgagggtaggttggtatatgtaggtcggggacctgcatatgtcgtgtggtctagaattcctagctgggtttttaatcggttcgaatcgttgttgctcctcggttatggagactcacttctctgttcatcatcgtagttaataactggaatttgagaaggtgttggatatgaagtttcatgatctcaatacggatcgtgtcatctttgtatatgattttatgaagttttaaatgtcgaattaaagaattttgttaaaaaacttttacgcaaaataactttgattattgctaaagctataccttgaatccatgAGCCTGCATTcatgagtttatcagttcttatttcggttaagtcttgttgagtacttttgtactcagggttcgttgacccttgttgcaggtgagccttatgagcagatctgttttggatcgtgctgcatgactgttgttcgatctgacgatgagaagtaaatgtgtggcccttgggtagggtagttttattgtgtgttttgtattatgttataatgccactccactactacgttttgtattaattatcgaacttagtttgtaagatttgaaatcactggtttgtaaactaagttatcattagacttctgctatttttactctgatgtatatatttgaataaatgttctaatactgcaatgactctgtaatgtgatcctgctcggaaatcgtggatgattcggggttccccgaggacacccgacagacttcttaagttaccaggaacatatgcatagtagtcaaaggtcgtcggacagtgacaagtgcatatgggccctataatttaggatgtTCTGCCACACATTGtcccccactgggagctgtggctccacctttttcgagcggggctcaccaccaagccaacGGGCACAGTGGGTACGCGGAAGGCGGTGAGGtccagcggctgcactctccaagtgcaccaagaccggcagcacctctacatcccggcctagctcgcgtcgtccaaccgtcactggtacaatagctggttctacctccgcaacgatgacggCGGGCTTCCCCTCTATACCGGGCAGGTCATGGAGAGCCTgccagagaagtggaggtatggcgtcccaGTGgtcgatcagcccaagctgcagccactcATAGAGGGACTAGAGAGGCTGCGCAGCCGTGGCCTTACGGTAGTTGTGGTCGTGGCagccttccaccgctggagggtgctgccactgatggctcgacggcggcgcctGTTCGACATGACACTGGATGAGCCGATCAAGGGCATCTGGATGTCTGCCGTCGCCCTCTCTGATGAGGAGATTCTATGTTGGGTGAGGGAGACGATGGAGGGGCAGCTGAAGAGCGGTGGTCTGACCCCTATCGTGATGTGCCCATCGCGGGGGTACCtctccactactacagaaacgtttTTGGCAGCGGGCGGATTAGCTTTCCCGCAGCGGGCAAACGAGTCCGCCAGCGCtgaaaggtcacggtaaatcgtggccttcccgcggcgggccgctttgcccgctgcggttaatcggtttaccgcggcgggcacgttaggatgaccgccgcggttaatcgtttaaaaaaacaaaaaaaaaacaggatcATGCCGGCGAGCCCATTCTCGAGCCCATCGATGAGCTCGTCCCAGCCCAATACTGGAGCCACCGCACCTCGCTGGATCCACCGCCGGGGTCTCCTCCTCGCCGGATCCACCGCCGGATCTGCGCCGACGCCGCAGGTTGGGGCCGTCTGGCCATGGATCCATGCTGCCGCCGTGTGGATCCACGTCGTGGGAGTAGGGAGTCGACGCGGCCGGCCTGGATCCATGCATCCACCCTAGATCCGCTGTCGTGTGGATCCACGTCGTAGGGAGTCGACGCGGCCGCCTAGATCCGCTACCGTGTGCCCGTCCCTGCGCCGCGCAGCACCTCGcctatgagagagagagagatgagggaggactgagaggagagagagggtgggagagagagggagagacatACCAGGCGCCCTGGATCCACCGTAGATGCCGCCGCATGGGCCTCGCCAAGCGCGCCTCACCACCGCCCTGCCTCGCCTCACCTCGCCgagcaccgccgtgcgcgcctcgtCGAGTCGAGCGCGCCTCGCCGTCGCCCTGCCTCGCCTCACCTCACCGAGCGCCGCCGCGCGCGCCTTGCCGAGCCGAGCGCCACGAGCGCACCTCGCCGCCGCCCAGCCTCGCCTCGCCGAGTGCCGctagggagaggaggggagggggcgcaTCGCCGGGGAGAGAGGAGCGGAGGGAGGAGATCCACCGGGAGGAGTGTAGGGCAGGGGAGAGAGATTTGTGCGGCGCGAGAGAGGAGGGGTAGGGCAGGGGCGAGGGAGAGAAGTGTGGTGCGGCACTGAGGACTCACAGTGAAACCCTAGGCTCTTGTATATATACGCGACCTCAAAATTGGATCGTATCTGGGCTCTGGATCGGGCAGTATTTACTGCGGCGGGCCTTATAAAATGcctgccacggtaaatcgatttaccgtggcgggcaccttaagacgtccgccgcggaaaatagggtattttccgtggcggacatcttaagacgcccgccacggtaaatctatttaccgtggcggacaaaaACGTCCGCCTCGGTAAATAAAAAAGGCCCGCCTCAGTAAATCATGGGCATTAATCGCAGCGGGCAAAAATTGTGCCCGCCACGGAGGCTATTTTGGTGACGCTGCGCAAattcgtttttgtagtagtgctctCTGGTAAGTCATGCGCTGCTGTGGCCCtcgaggcctcctcgttcctcaccatttcttgttcccttatttgtgttcacCGTTCTCGCAGAGCCTCCTCGAGGACGCAGAgcgcagaagaagaagaaggatgccgaggaggcaaagcgtaggaggaagaaccttgagcgtGAAGAGCTGGAGAAGCATCGCTTGCAGCAGAGGCACAATGGTCTCCCGGTGGAGTTGTCTCCATCACCCTCGTTGTCGGCTTCCTCGAGCGATGACGATGAGAGTGAGATGGGGCAGGgtaccctggaccatctccctgatgtttgGGGGACAGCACTCGGGGCATCGGCGAGCAGCCCGGCgtttccaggaggaggaggagaggatgcctcagGGCCAGCGATCGCCCGCCCCagggccaaggccgacacgcccgaggcatgggTGTTAGGGAAGCGAgccatcagcccggtgggctcaacggtggaggtggagcaggtggcggggGAGGCGACCCAACAGCCTCCGCGGAGGGTCGAGGCGGCGCTGGGGTCCATCGAGGGCCAACCGGCACCGATAGACATGGGGGgcgtgccaccaccgccaccacagtCGTTGCAGAGGATGAGGGGCGTGGTGCAGAAGCGGTTGTGTCCCCAGTCGAGGTAAGTGTCTTATCAGTGGAGTTGTAGCATCTTCTGTTCATTCTTCAGTCGTATGCTGACCACGTAAGCATCTCGTCTTCAGCCAGAAGCATCATGCGGAGGCGCCCGCCTtggcgccacgtaaggcgctcaaggtgagcaccagctccaccgcccaatgggtggtggaggcgcaagccgctaTACAACGTGGCACggtgtcggcgagggccgacccgaaggagccggtcgcccaggCAGAGGCTACCGGGGCGGCCACGgagcaagaagaggaggaggagcctatgcCCCGCCAGGCCGAGGCCCGTGGATCGGATGAAGCCGAGGCGCCCTCAGTCGCTGAGGTCACCAAGGCCGAAGCCGAGGCCCTTAGGACTTCCGAGGCCAA encodes:
- the LOC136469228 gene encoding uncharacterized protein, with translation MESLPEKWRYGVPVVDQPKLQPLIEGLERLRSRGLTVVVVVAAFHRWRVLPLMARRRRLFDMTLDEPIKGIWMSAVALSDEEILCWDHAGEPILEPIDELVPAQYWSHRTSLDPPPGSPPRRIHRRICADAAEPPRGRRAQKKKKDAEEAKRRRKNLEREELEKHRLQQRHNGLPVELSPSPSLSASSSDDDESEMGQGTLDHLPDVWGTALGASASSPAFPGGGGEDASGPAIARPRAKADTPEAWVLGKRAISPVGSTVEVEQVAGEATQQPPRRVEAALGSIEGQPAPIDMGGVPPPPPQSLQRMRGVVQKRLCPQSSQKHHAEAPALAPRKALKVSTSSTAQWVVEAQAAIQRGTVSARADPKEPVAQAEATGAATEQEEEEEPMPRQAEARGSDEAEAPSVAEVTKAEAEALRTSEAKATEAGASRTTEVEVAGAGAPGTTEAEVVEASVGVAEPMAQEAEMKAAQASVPPPVQGPPPSRESTQEVEVHSISSDDTSRGKEVADAEAASTMEQPALTPSEGSSALVRVQPEPRGWDHPRVLWRSRDDPEGQPLFALEDAAEEGCWSTFEQYRHLAERSLWTALSVMADDLPGVAQRALAVVSSHYAGVDLEAISDGYILAEDDEEATEEVTKLMEAVEGPGTALAKLFEEEVVPPMLSADAGDPEP